In Palaemon carinicauda isolate YSFRI2023 chromosome 14, ASM3689809v2, whole genome shotgun sequence, the following proteins share a genomic window:
- the LOC137652752 gene encoding tigger transposable element-derived protein 1-like, producing MPRRTYITAEEKTLPGHKPMKDRLTLALYANAGGDCKVKPLLVYHSNTPRAFKTYKVTNKHLNVLWSAHGKAWVTRQLFIKSINIYFGLTVKKYLEEKRLPKNCLLVQDNAPANPPSLHEDIAAQYSFIKTLSSSEHYPSPPAHGPASDFKLQEALYKISLQEMFQSH from the coding sequence atgcctcgtcgaacgtacatcacggcagaagaaaagacgctacctggacataagcctatgaaggacaggcttacccttgcactatATGCAAATGCcggtggggattgcaaggtgaaacctctgctggtgtatcactccaatactcctcgagccttcaagacctaCAAAGTCACTAACAAACATCTAAACGTATTGTGGAGTGCtcatggaaaagcctgggtaacaagacaattgtttattaagtcgataaatatttattttggcctgactgtgaaaaagtatttggaagagaagcgcctccctaaGAATTGCCTGCtggtgcaggacaatgcccctgctaaccctccttccctccatgaagatattgcagcacaatattccttcatcaagacACTATCTTCCAGCGAACactacccctctcctccagcccatggaccagcaagtgatttcaaacttcaagaagctttatacaaaatatctcttcaagagatgtttcaaagTCATTGA